A stretch of the Perca fluviatilis chromosome 17, GENO_Pfluv_1.0, whole genome shotgun sequence genome encodes the following:
- the nup188 gene encoding nucleoporin NUP188 yields the protein MAGTKMAESEMSVRSSRELWTILLGRSALREPAQIEAELDRHWDRLHQGLTYFKPPSSSSAAKVKENKDVAQPLKDFGLRISKLLGLDEQQSVELLQCYLQEDYRGTRDSLKVVLKDERQSQSLLLKVADYYYEERMCLLRCVLLLLTYFQDERHPYRPEYSNCVNKLEKDLVSRYQSQFENLFKAEAPTWETHGNLMTERQVSLWFLQCLREQSLLLEIIFLYYAYFEMSPSDLLSFTKMFKEQGFGLRQTNRHLVDKSMDSLVDRIGYLSSLILVEGMDIDFLHKCALEDCTEQHQFSSAPDVIKEMDQLLLTFGDIPHHGPVLLAWVLLRHTLRPDESSPVVRRIGNTALQLGVFKYISTMLKGLGVSGNNCTASTAKMCIYGLLSFVITSFEEESLQTDGVATQCSHLIDAACEVLSAPSLAEVFWEMKPNMGLGMILDSAVGMFPHKIGPLLQLLTALLSNKSTVKKVYNFLDKMSFYTQVYKHKPNDILSKDDETLWRRQTPKLLYPLGTGQTNLWMPQGVLGQVMIGGEQGYVVRWDHSYSSWTLFTCEVEMLLHVVSTADVIAHCARVKPILDLVHKIISTDWTVSDCLLPLTSRIYMLLQRLTSVINPPVDVIASCVNCLTVLAARMPGKVWSSLHHTGFLPFASNPLTSMAQCVSAEGMKAGNYGNLLVQIEQPRGEYAVTIAFLRLITTLVKGQLGSTQNKGLIPCVLLVLKEMLPTYHKWRYNTYGVRERIGCLILELIHAILNLSPEGEDQGSTPTLQSLCIYSLANTEAGQAVVNIMGVGVDTIDMVLAAQPSSCGSEGPGQILIQTVKLAFSVTNNVIRLKPLSDVVSPLEQALTQHGGHGNNLIVVLAKYIYHKHDPALPRLAIQLLKRLATVAPMSVYACLGNDAAAIRDAFLTRLQSKTEDMRIKVMILEFLTVAVETQPGLIELFLNLEVKDGKEGSKEFLLGEWSCLHVVLDLIDSKQQGKYWCPPLLHRAALAFLLALWQDRRDSAISVLRTKERFWENLTTPLFGTLPPPSDTTEPCVLETCAFVMKIIGLEIYYVVSGSLEQSLKDGLQKFSNARRYEYWSQYVKSLVCHVAEMEEEGISSFPETQMLISAWRMLLILSTTHSDVMQLTEDTTKLKLFMDVLDGTKAALTTPMSVPCLRLGSMMATLLLILLKQWRSVVATAPDILSPLSLILESVLQADQQMMERTKAKIFSALISVLQIQGLNGGDISQLPQLLLSVCETVKDEALALIDNTRHMRQMGDTAEDEDSMETDSFRGPQKDQRDGVCVLALHLAKELCRTDEDGEHWVSVMRKIPVLPSVLSAVELSLRSKHNLYFTEAALHLLLTLARTPQGAAAVAGAGVIQTICLPLLSVYEVSSNGASQSFSRKSQDSACWPGVYRLCMSLMESLLKTLRYNFINEALDFVGVHQERILQCLNAVRTVQSLACLDEADHTVGFLLQLSSFCKEWQFHLPNLLRDVQVNLCYLCQTCTYLLHSKKMLHHYLQAKNSEALPPGPLPRTQRGPQTPSKEAAGGGEREEAEQKALLAVQCSLLKILSKTLATLQHFTPDCCQILLDQSMDLAEYRTLFVLSFTTPAFDPDVAPSFGTLLATINVALSMLSEMEKKKEPVSLSIVSLASSDEIQALKSLLMFTMENCFYVLISQAVRCLKDPSILPRDKQRLKQELSSELSTLLSSLSRHFRRGSPSSPASGILPSTQSKQPTPGSKASHEGQEPFIQLVQAFVRLVQR from the exons ATGGCAGGAACGAAGATGGCGGAATCAGAGATGAGTGTCAG GAGCAGTCGAGAATTATGGACTATACTGCTGGGAAGATCTGCATTGCGAGAGCCG GCTCAGATAGAGGCAGAGCTTGACAGACACTGGGACAGACTGCATCAAGGACTAACTTACTTTAAGCCACCCAG CTCATCCTCTGCTGCGAAGGTGAAAGAGAACAAAGATGTTGCGCAACCATTGAAGGATTTTGGTCTGAGGATCAGTAAACTGTTG GGTCTTGACGAGCAGCAGAGTGTGGAGCTTTTACAGTGCTACCTACAGGAGGACTACAGAGGAACTCGTGATTCGCTAAAG GTTGTTCTCAAGGATGAGCGACAAAGCCAATCACTGCTGCTGAAG GTAGCTGACTATTACTATGAGGAGCGCATGTGTCTGCTCAGATGTGTCCTGCTCTTGCTAACATACTTTCAGGATGAGCGACATCCCTACAGG CCTGAGTACAGTAACTGTGTCAATAAACTGGAGAAGGACCTGGTGAGCAGGTACCAGTCGCAGTTTGAGAACCTCTTCAAAGCAGAAGCACCAACATGGGAAACTCATGGAAACCTCATG ACGGAGAGGCAGGTGTCACTATGGTTCCTGCAGTGTCTGAGGGAACAgtctctgctgctggaaatcatCTTTCTGTATTACGCCTACTTTGAGATGAGCCCGTCCGACCTGCTGAGCTTCACCAAAATGTTCAAAGAACAAGGCTTTGGTTTGCGGCAGACCAACAGACACCTAGTAGACAAGAGCATGGACTCACTGGTTGACCGCATCGG ATATTTGAGCTCTCTCATCCTGGTTGAGGGAATGGACATAGACTTCCTGCACAAGTGTGCCCTGGAAGACTGTACAGAGCAGCATCAGTTCTCCAGTGCTCCTGATGTCATCAAG GAGATGGATCAGCTGCTGCTAACATTTGGTGACATCCCTCATCACGGGCCAGTGCTGCTGGCCTGGGTCCTGCTGAGACACACTCTGCGACCAGACGAGTCCAGCCCTGTGGTCAGGAGGATAGGCAACACTGCCTTGCAGCTGGGGGTGTTCAAGTATATTTCAACCATGCTGAAAGGCCTTGGAGTCTCAGGGAATAAC tGCACAGCAAGCACAGCAAAGATGTGTATCTATGGTCTCCTCTCATTTGTGATCACTTCTTTTGAAGAGGAAAGCCTACAG ACTGACGGTGTGGCGACACAGTGCTCCCACCTGATCGATGCTGCCTGTGAGGTTCTCTCTGCTCCCAGTCTGGCTGAAGTCTTTTGGGAAATG AAACCGAACATGGGATTGGGAATGATCCTGGACAGTGCAGTCGGGATGTTCCCCCACAAGATCGGCCCACTGTTACAGCTTCTAACTGCACTTCTGTCTAACAAGTCGACTGTTAAAAAG GTATACAACTTTTTGGATAAGATGTCCTTCTACACGCAAGTTTACAAACATAAGCCCAATGATATCCTCTCCAAGGATGATGAGACGCTGTGGAGGAGACAAACACCAAAACTCCTCTACCCTCTTG GCACAGGGCAGACAAATCTGTGGATGCCACAGGGAGTGCTGGGCCAGGTGATGATAGGGGGCGAGCAGGGCTACGTGGTTCGCTGGGACCACTCCTATAGCTCCTGGACTCTTTTCACCTGTGAGGTGGAGATGCTGCTCCATGTTGTTTCAACTGCAG ATGTTATAGCTCACTGTGCACGTGTGAAGCCCATCCTGGATCTTGTCCATAAGATCATAAGCACAGACTGGACTGTGTCGGATTGTCTGTTGCCTCTCACTTCACGCATCTACATGTTGCTGCAGAG GTTAACGTCAGTCATCAACCCTCCAGTGGACGTGATCGCCTCCTGTGTGAACTGTCTCACTGTACTGGCAGCAAGGATGCCTGGGAAG GTGTGGTCCAGTCTGCACCACACAGGTTTCCTCCCCTTTGCCTCCAACCCTTTGACCAGCATGGCTCAGTGTGTAAG TGCTGAAGGAATGAAGGCAGGTAACTATGGCAACCTGCTGGTCCAGATAGAGCAGCCCAGGGGGGAGTATGCTGTGACCATTGCTTTCCTTCGTCTCATTACAACCCTGGTCAAG GGTCAGCTTGGCAGCACACAGAACAAGGGCCTGATCCCGTGCGTGCTGCTCGTGTTAAAGGAGATGCTGCCTACGTACCACAAGTGGCGGTACAACACCTATGGAGTCAGGGAGAGGATAG GCTGTCTTATTTTGGAGCTGATCCATGCCATTCTCAATCTAAGTCCAGAGGGAGAGGACCAGGGCAG CACTCCCACCTTGCAGTCTCTGTGTATCTACAGCCTGGCAAACACTGAAGCTGGACAGGCAGTTGTCAATATCATGGGAGTTGGAGTGGACACCATAGATATGGTCCTGGCTGCACAGCCCAGCAG CTGTGGCTCTGAGGGTCCCGGTCAGATCCTAATCCAGACAGTCAAACTGGCCTTTTCTGTCACCAACAACGTTATCCGCCTGAAGCCGCTGTCTGACGTTGTGTCCCCTCTGGAGCAGGCCTTGACGCAACATGGTGGCCATGGCAACAATCTCATAGTTGTCTTGGCCAAGTATATTTACCACAAACATGACCCAGCACTGCCTCGCCTGGCAATCCAGCTGCTTAAAAGGCTCGCCACA GTGGCTCCCATGTCAGTCTACGCTTGCCTTGGCAACGACGCAGCAGCAATCCGGGATGCGTTCCTCACTCGGCTGCAGAGCAAGACAGAAGACATGAGGATCAAGGTCATGATCCTTGAGTTTCTCACCGTTGCTGTAGAAACCCAGCCCGGCCTCATTGAGCTTTTCCTCAACCTGGAAGTCAAAGATGGAAAGGAGGGGTCAAAG GAGTTTCTGCTTGGTGAATGGAGCTGTCTCCATGTGGTGTTGGACCTGATTGACTCCAAACAGCAGGGGAAATATTGGTGTCCCCCGCTGCTCCACcgagcggccctggccttcctCCTTGCCCTCTGGCAGGATCGCAGAGATAGCGCCATCTCTGTCTTACGTACAAA agAAAGGTTCTGGGAGAATTTGACAACGCCTCTCTTTGGGACCCTCCCCCCACCTTCAGATACAACAGAG CCTTGTGTTCTGGAGACGTGTGCTTTTGTCATGAAGATCATCGGCCTGGAGATCTACTATGTTGTCAG TGGTTCATTGGAGCAGTCTCTGAAGGATGGGCTTCAAAAGTTTTCCAATGCACGACGATATGAGTACTGGTCTCAGTATGTCAAGTCTCTAGTGTGCCACGTGGcggagatggaggaggaaggCATCAGTTCCTTCCCCGAGACCCAGATGTTGATCTCTGCCTGGCGGATGCTGCTAATTCTTTCCACGACCCAC tCTGACGTGATGCAGCTAACCGAGGACACGACCAAGCTGAAGCTTTTCATGGACGTCCTGGATGGGACCAAAGCTGCT CTGACTACGCCCATGTCTGTGCCTTGTCTTCGCCTTGGATCCATGATGGCCACTCTACTACTCATCCTCCTCAAACAGTGGAGGAG TGTGGTAGCAACAGCTCCAGACATACTGTCTCCCCTCTCCCTGATCCTGGAGAGTGTCCTGCAAGCTGACCAGCAGATGATGGAGAGGACCAAAGCCAAAATCTTCTCTGCACTCATTTCTGTGCTACAGATTCAGGGACTCAACG GTGGAGATATTTCCCAGCTGCCCCAGCtgttgctgtctgtgtgtgagacggTGAAAGACGAGGCCCTGGCCCTCATCGACAATACTCGTCACATGAGGCAGATGGGGGACACGGCGGAGGACGAGGACAGCATGGAGACAGACTCTTTCCGTGGCCCACAGAAGGACCAGAGAGATGGG GTGTGTGTACTAGCACTGCACTTAGCGAAGGAGCTGTGTCGCACCGACGAGGACGGCGAGCACTGGGTCTCAGTGATGCGTAAGATTCCTGTTCTCCCGTCAGTGCTCAGCGCTGTTGAGCTCAGCCTGCGATCCAAACACAACCTCTACTTCACTGAGGCTGCACTTCACCTGCTGCTCACATTGGCCCGCACGCCTCAG GGGGCAGCAGCTGTTGCTGGAGCAGGAGTCATCCAGACTATCTGCCTCCCTCTTCTGAGCGTCTACGAGGTGTCTTCAAACGGAGCATCACag AGTTTCTCCCGCAAGTCCCAGGACTCTGCCTGCTGGCCGGGGGTGTACCGCCTCTGCATGTCTTTAATGGAGAGTCTGCTCAAGACGCTGCGCTACAACTTCATCAACGAAGCTCTGGACTTTGTCGGAGTACATCAAGAACGCATACTACAG TGTCTGAATGCGGTGCGAACAGTGCAGAGCCTGGCATGTTTGGACGAGGCAGATCACACGGTCGGTTTCCTGCTGCAGCTCTCGAGCTTCTGTAAGGAGTGGCAGTTCCACCTGCCCAATCTGCTCCGAGACGTCCAG gTCAACCTTTGTTATCTGTGTCAGACCTGCACGTATTTGCTCCACAGCAAGAAGATGCTTCATCACTACCTCCAG GCTAAGAACAGCGAAGCGTTGCCTCCTGGTCCCCTTCCCAGGACACAGCGGGGGCCCCAAACCCCGTCTAAAGAAGCAGCAggtggaggggagagagaggaagcggAGCAGAAGGCCCTGCTGGCTGTGCAGTGCAGTCTTCTGAAGATCCTCAGCAAAACCCTCGCAACTCTGCAGCACTTCACTCCAGACTGCTGCCAGATTCTCCTGGACCAG AGTATGGACTTGGCAGAGTATCGAACCCTGTTTGTGCTCAGCTTCACAACTCCGGCGTTTGACCCTGACGTGGCTCCTTCGTTTGGAACCCTGCTGGCCACCATCAACGTGGCCCTGAGCATGTTGAGCGAG atggagaagaagaaagagccAGTCTCCTTGAGCATAGTGTCACTGGCCTCATCAGATGAGATCCAAGCTCTGAA GTCGTTGCTGATGTTCACCATGGAGAACTGTTTCTACGTGCTGATCTCGCAAGCTGTCCGATGTCTCAAAGATCCCTCCATCCTGCCTCGAGACAAACAGAGGCTCAAACAGGAGCTCAGCTCTGAACTG AGCACTCTTCTCTCGAGCCTTTCTCGCCACTTCCGCAGGGGCTCTCCGTCGTCTCCGGCCAGCGGCATCCTCCCCTCCACCCAATCCAAACAACCCACACCAGGCTCCAAGGCAAGCCACGAAGGTCAGGAGCCGTTCATTCAGCTCGTTCAGGCCTTTGTCAGACTTGTGCAGCGATAG
- the dolk gene encoding dolichol kinase, giving the protein MPDRGSDKRRPSLVQTICSDQPSSLATSLHPAAMLINPVFVESSVVLAVLLCVHMVVWNQHSWCSIALFIQAFYVQHKWDRLLRVGGAVFQFRPAANSGIVPGSMVMPLLGLVLKEKCSASGNVYFERFFMVVTITGMLLALFLSLIALGITRPVPTNTCVIAGMASSAILYTTKQTLTVSEVIEVLEVLLIFVYLSLIVLYLLPRCFTPGEALLVVGGISFIVNQLIKRSLNLAEVKGDPVNYFLPVIVVGSLLLGVFFALLFCFMESETWVSSLFFHMMTAVLGLGILMPWLSLFIGRHPIMWLLDFITLNDRRLCLLGYWVFLAVVATCVVLHQNYQRQSGSKKHQASTVVRKYFHLIVVATYVPGLIYDRQLLHVASVGCLAIFLFLEYVRYFRIRPLGQLLRQLLTLFLDERDSGPLILTHVYLLIGMSLPIWLFPGPCAPKGILPGAGGLVPYAGVLAVGVGDTVASVFGSTMGEIRWPGTKKTMEGTATSVFAQIIAVAVFLIFDGSINLNSTYSWIVGSITLVAMLEAYTSQIDNLLLPLYLFILLLL; this is encoded by the coding sequence ATGCCTGACCGAGGAAGTGACAAGAGAAGGCCTTCGTTGGTGCAGACCATCTGTTCAGATCAACCCTCCTCCCTCGCTACGAGCCTCCACCCTGCAGCCATGCTGATCAACCCGGTGTTCGTGGAGTCCTCTGTAGTTCTGGCTGTGTTGCTGTGCGTCCACATGGTGGTCTGGAACCAGCACTCGTGGTGCAGCATAGCCCTCTTCATCCAGGCTTTTTACGTACAACACAAATGGGACCGTCTGCTCAGGGTGGGAGGTGCCGTGTTCCAGTTCCGTCCTGCAGCCAACAGCGGCATCGTCCCGGGCTCCATGGTGATGCCTTTGCTGGGCCTGGTGCTGAAAGAAAAGTGCTCTGCCTCAGGGAACGTCTACTTCGAGCGCTTCTTCATGGTGGTCACCATCACAGGCATGTTGCTGGCTCTGTTTCTCTCGTTGATTGCGCTGGGCATCACAAGACCCGTACCCACCAACACTTGTGTGATCGCGGGCATGGCCAGCAGCGCCATTCTCTACACGACAAAACAGACGCTGACGGTGTCTGAGGTCATCGAGGTCTTAGAGGTGCTGTTGATCTTCGTTTACCTCAGCCTGATCGTGCTCTACCTGCTGCCGCGCTGCTTCACACCTGGAGAGGCGCTTCTTGTCGTTGGTGGAATCAGTTTCATCGTCAACCAGCTCATCAAGCGCTCCCTGAACCTGGCAGAGGTCAAAGGTGATCCGGTGAACTATTTCCTGCCGGTCATAGTGGTGGGCTCGCTGTTGCTGGGTGTTTTCTTTGCCCTGCTCTTCTGCTTCATGGAGTCTGAGACCTGGGTGTCATCCCTTTTCTTTCACATGATGACAGCCGTTCTGGGTCTGGGAATCCTCATGCCGTGGCTCTCCCTGTTCATCGGCCGGCACCCCATCATGTGGCTGTTGGACTTTATCACGTTAAATGACCGAAGACTTTGTCTGCTGGGGTACTGGGTGTTTCTGGCTGTTGTGGCCACTTGTGTTGTGTTACACCAGAACTACCAGCGCCAGTCAGGGTCCAAGAAGCACCAGGCCTCGACCGTTGTCAGGAAGTACTTCCATCTGATTGTAGTGGCCACATATGTTCCGGGACTGATATACGACAGGCAGCTGCTTCACGTGGCGTCTGTGGGTTGCTTGGCAATTTTCTTGTTCCTGGAGTATGTGCGTTATTTTCGGATCAGGCCGCTGGGTCAGCTGCTCAGGCAGCTGCTTACCTTGTTCCTGGACGAGCGGGACTCTGGGCCTCTTATCCTGACCCACGTTTACCTGCTGATAGGCATGTCCCTGCCCATATGGCTGTTCCCCGGGCCCTGCGCCCCCAAGGGGATACTTCCTGGGGCAGGCGGCCTGGTGCCTTATGCAGGTGTGCTGGCCGTGGGGGTCGGAGACACCGTGGCGTCCGTGTTCGGTAGCACCATGGGGGAGATCCGTTGGCCCGGCACTAAGAAAACCATGGAGGGTACCGCAACGTCTGTTTTCGCCCAGATCATCGCCGTGGCAGTGTTTCTCATCTTTGATGGGAGCATCAATCTAAACTCCACCTACTCATGGATTGTTGGCTCCATCACTCTGGTGGCCATGCTGGAAGCCTACACCTCCCAAATAGACAACCTCCTACTCCCACTCTACCTCTTCATCCTGCTGTTGCTTTGA
- the phyhd1 gene encoding phytanoyl-CoA dioxygenase domain-containing protein 1 isoform X2, whose amino-acid sequence MDFMTDRDVQKYMEDGYVVLDGLLTSQECDELRQRMAEIVDRMDVPEHCRITFSTNHDEQLKAQGNADYFITSGDKIRFFFEKGVFDEKGEFMVPKQRSLNKVGHALHVYEPLYKKVTHSPKIQGTAKKLGFVSPVILQSMFIFKQPGIGGEVTPHQDATFLYTEPLGRVMGLWIALEDATVNNGCLWFIPGSHNSGISRRMVRTPKGTFPLTDFTGREQTYDDEKFVAAPVKKGGVVLIHGEVVHRSAENTSEDSRHVYTFHLMESQDTRWSPDNWLQPTEELPFPSLYTK is encoded by the exons ATGGATTTTATGACTGATCGGGATGTGCAAAAG TACATGGAGGATGGATATGTGGTTCTGGATGGGCTTCTGACCTCCCAGGAGTGCGATGAGCTGAGGCAAAGGATGGCAGAGATAGTGGACCGGATGGACGTCCCGGAGCACTGCCGCATCACCTTCTCCACCAATCACGATGAGCAGCTCAAAGCACAG GGAAATGCTGACTATTTCATTACAAGTGGAGATAAGATCCGCTTTTTCTTTGAGAAAGGAGTCTTTGACGAAAAAG GGGAGTTCATGGTACCAAAACAGCGCTCACTAAATAAAGTCGGACATG CACTACATGTCTATGAGCCGTTGTACAAAAAGGTTACACATTCACCCAAAATACAG GGCACAGCGAAGAAGCTGGGTTTTGTAAGTCCTGTGATACTGCAAAGCATGTTCATTTTTAAG CAACCAGGGATTGGCGGAGAAG tgaCGCCACATCAAGATGCCACATTTCTGTACACGGAGCCCCTGGGCAGAGTCATGGGGCTGTGGATCGCCCTGGAAGATGCCACTGTTAACAACGGCTGCCTGTGGTTTATCCCGGGGTCACACAACA GTGGTATTTCTCGGCGTATGGTGCGTACCCCAAAGGGCACCTTTCCCCTGACAGACTTCACCGGCCGAGAGCAGACCTACGATGACGAGAAGTTTGTCGCTGCACCTGTGAAAAAAG GTGGTGTAGTCCTGATCCACGGGGAGGTGGTGCATCGCAGTGCTGAAAACACCTCAGAGGACTCTCGCCACGTCTACACCTTCCATCTCATGGAAAGCCAGGACACCCGCTGGAGCCCTGACAACTG GTTGCAACCCACTGAAGAGCTCCCTTTCCCGTCTCTCTACACTAAATGA
- the phyhd1 gene encoding phytanoyl-CoA dioxygenase domain-containing protein 1 isoform X1, with protein MDFMTDRDVQKYMEDGYVVLDGLLTSQECDELRQRMAEIVDRMDVPEHCRITFSTNHDEQLKAQMQGNADYFITSGDKIRFFFEKGVFDEKGEFMVPKQRSLNKVGHALHVYEPLYKKVTHSPKIQGTAKKLGFVSPVILQSMFIFKQPGIGGEVTPHQDATFLYTEPLGRVMGLWIALEDATVNNGCLWFIPGSHNSGISRRMVRTPKGTFPLTDFTGREQTYDDEKFVAAPVKKGGVVLIHGEVVHRSAENTSEDSRHVYTFHLMESQDTRWSPDNWLQPTEELPFPSLYTK; from the exons ATGGATTTTATGACTGATCGGGATGTGCAAAAG TACATGGAGGATGGATATGTGGTTCTGGATGGGCTTCTGACCTCCCAGGAGTGCGATGAGCTGAGGCAAAGGATGGCAGAGATAGTGGACCGGATGGACGTCCCGGAGCACTGCCGCATCACCTTCTCCACCAATCACGATGAGCAGCTCAAAGCACAG ATGCAG GGAAATGCTGACTATTTCATTACAAGTGGAGATAAGATCCGCTTTTTCTTTGAGAAAGGAGTCTTTGACGAAAAAG GGGAGTTCATGGTACCAAAACAGCGCTCACTAAATAAAGTCGGACATG CACTACATGTCTATGAGCCGTTGTACAAAAAGGTTACACATTCACCCAAAATACAG GGCACAGCGAAGAAGCTGGGTTTTGTAAGTCCTGTGATACTGCAAAGCATGTTCATTTTTAAG CAACCAGGGATTGGCGGAGAAG tgaCGCCACATCAAGATGCCACATTTCTGTACACGGAGCCCCTGGGCAGAGTCATGGGGCTGTGGATCGCCCTGGAAGATGCCACTGTTAACAACGGCTGCCTGTGGTTTATCCCGGGGTCACACAACA GTGGTATTTCTCGGCGTATGGTGCGTACCCCAAAGGGCACCTTTCCCCTGACAGACTTCACCGGCCGAGAGCAGACCTACGATGACGAGAAGTTTGTCGCTGCACCTGTGAAAAAAG GTGGTGTAGTCCTGATCCACGGGGAGGTGGTGCATCGCAGTGCTGAAAACACCTCAGAGGACTCTCGCCACGTCTACACCTTCCATCTCATGGAAAGCCAGGACACCCGCTGGAGCCCTGACAACTG GTTGCAACCCACTGAAGAGCTCCCTTTCCCGTCTCTCTACACTAAATGA